One genomic region from Hydrogenimonas thermophila encodes:
- the recD2 gene encoding SF1B family DNA helicase RecD2, whose product MKLSGKIDQILFQKEGFLIAKLEGGAKISGSCLISDIDALEGQEVELEGEWGEHPRFGPQFVFDELQIKGSELYFYLTKVVKGVGQKLVKRLISHYGEEELLRILDEEPQKLLEFKGIKEKKLSQITQSWQRYKEMRELAMFLAPYKIGQSIIVEIYQTFIGKDNLIEAIKENPYIITQVKGVGFKRADEMAQSMGIDPKSPFRIEAAINYLLREISEQQGSSATDKKEFIEKLEDELGLDGETLLIEDVINKLIEREVLYVIDGYLAHTFYYKAERGIFEFFKEKLKKRDGKLKQDIDKFIQEQEENIGFTLGEEQREAVKLLNSGVKVMALVGYAGTGKSTSAKMMLKLLEESFGYDAIIATALSGIASQRIHDTTGYKSMTIQSLLVAHKEQDEFPYDVVLLDEASMVNSQIFYQLISKLKDDAIFLIIGDDGQLPPIGAGNVLSDIIKYELIPVIKLTKIYRQSEEQAITLIADSIRRAELPEYQKEYLDFKFIDKSIANYYAIRNGMSEDERRELRESINQQILEAIKSESVSYILEAREKLKSKDIKGYLTHLQVITPMRGGLLGVENMNQQLQKLFNPNAKYAIKRGLYSYGLYDKVVHIKNENMPSYTPEGFKNGDDATESRIFNGMIGLIFKIDKEEEECFVYYPNEQIVVRYGFDLISDYLQLAYALTIHKTQGMEYDTVIIPISFSHYIMHNTKLLYTAVTRAKKMCIIIGEEAAFKGACRRIDTTDRTTVLGLLANSI is encoded by the coding sequence GTGAAACTAAGCGGAAAGATTGATCAGATACTTTTTCAAAAAGAGGGCTTTTTAATTGCAAAGTTAGAGGGTGGTGCCAAAATTTCAGGCAGTTGCCTCATTTCAGATATTGATGCTTTGGAAGGTCAAGAGGTTGAACTAGAGGGTGAATGGGGAGAACACCCAAGGTTTGGTCCTCAATTTGTTTTTGATGAATTGCAAATAAAAGGGAGTGAACTCTACTTCTATCTTACAAAAGTGGTCAAAGGGGTAGGACAAAAACTGGTTAAGCGTCTTATATCTCATTATGGCGAAGAGGAACTATTACGTATTTTAGATGAAGAGCCGCAAAAACTGTTGGAGTTCAAAGGGATAAAAGAGAAAAAGCTTTCTCAAATTACCCAGAGCTGGCAGCGGTATAAAGAGATGCGTGAGCTGGCAATGTTTTTGGCTCCTTATAAAATAGGTCAATCCATAATAGTTGAAATATATCAAACATTTATAGGTAAAGATAATTTAATTGAAGCAATAAAAGAGAATCCTTACATCATTACGCAAGTTAAAGGTGTAGGGTTTAAACGTGCCGATGAGATGGCACAATCGATGGGAATAGATCCAAAATCTCCATTTCGTATAGAAGCAGCGATTAACTACCTTTTACGTGAAATCAGCGAACAGCAAGGCTCTAGCGCAACAGATAAAAAAGAGTTTATAGAAAAGTTAGAAGACGAGCTTGGTTTAGATGGTGAAACTCTTTTAATTGAAGATGTTATTAACAAACTAATTGAACGTGAAGTGTTATATGTAATAGATGGATATTTGGCACATACCTTTTACTATAAAGCAGAGAGAGGAATCTTTGAGTTTTTCAAGGAAAAGCTTAAAAAAAGAGATGGAAAATTAAAGCAAGATATAGACAAATTTATACAAGAGCAAGAAGAAAACATAGGTTTTACTCTAGGAGAAGAGCAGCGTGAAGCGGTAAAACTTCTAAACAGTGGTGTAAAAGTTATGGCACTTGTAGGTTACGCAGGAACAGGAAAGAGTACAAGTGCAAAGATGATGCTAAAGCTTCTTGAAGAGAGTTTTGGTTATGACGCTATTATTGCCACTGCTCTTAGCGGAATAGCTTCACAACGCATACACGATACAACTGGCTACAAATCTATGACAATCCAGAGTCTTCTTGTGGCACACAAAGAGCAAGATGAGTTTCCATATGATGTTGTACTGCTAGATGAAGCATCTATGGTAAATTCGCAAATATTTTACCAGCTTATTTCCAAACTCAAAGATGATGCAATATTTCTTATTATCGGTGATGATGGTCAGTTACCGCCTATTGGAGCAGGCAATGTTCTTTCTGATATTATTAAATATGAACTTATTCCAGTTATTAAACTGACTAAAATCTACCGTCAAAGTGAAGAGCAGGCTATAACACTAATTGCTGATTCGATAAGACGAGCTGAACTTCCAGAATACCAAAAAGAGTATTTAGACTTTAAATTTATAGATAAGAGTATTGCTAACTATTATGCCATACGTAATGGAATGTCAGAAGATGAAAGAAGAGAGCTTCGAGAGAGTATAAATCAGCAAATTTTAGAAGCTATCAAGAGTGAGTCGGTTTCTTATATTCTTGAAGCACGAGAGAAGTTGAAGTCTAAAGATATTAAAGGGTATTTAACCCATTTGCAAGTGATTACTCCGATGCGTGGAGGTCTGCTAGGTGTTGAAAATATGAATCAGCAACTGCAAAAACTCTTCAATCCAAATGCAAAATATGCCATTAAACGGGGACTTTACAGTTATGGACTTTATGACAAAGTAGTGCATATAAAAAATGAGAATATGCCATCTTACACACCAGAAGGCTTTAAAAATGGAGATGACGCAACAGAGAGCCGAATCTTTAACGGAATGATTGGATTGATTTTTAAAATAGACAAAGAGGAAGAGGAGTGCTTTGTATATTACCCAAACGAACAAATAGTTGTTAGGTATGGATTTGATCTAATATCAGACTATTTACAGCTTGCTTACGCCCTGACAATCCACAAAACCCAGGGAATGGAGTATGATACAGTCATCATACCTATAAGTTTCAGCCACTACATTATGCATAACACAAAACTTCTATATACTGCTGTAACACGAGCCAAAAAGATGTGCATTATCATTGGAGAAGAAGCAGCCTTCAAAGGGGCTTGCCGACGCATCGATACAACAGATCGGACAACAGTGCTGGGATTGTTGGCGAACTCAATTTAA
- a CDS encoding RNA-binding domain-containing protein, producing the protein MKDNAICQELLDLRENYQFEVKSAQGRDGNGEVPKDVWESYSAMANSEGGLILLGAKELKDGSLEFLGIKEIGKIQKEFWTTINNTQKVNLNILSSTDVEVLVCENKNLLLIKIPQASRKQKPIFLGTNPLTGTYLRYHDSDIKAKDEIVRHMLADAVNDSNDTAILSGFCLDDIDMDSFRAYRNLYKSAKGNHPWVALEDKEFLIQIGGYAKDRKTKEEGLTLAGLLMFGKLRSILDAVPNYIVDYQEQTDNPEDRWIDRITTDGNWSGNLFDFAQKVYRKLIADLKIPFKLKDAFQRVDETHIHEAIREALVNTLIHANYNGRLGILIIKHPKGFSFRNPGLLRISKDDLFKGGKSDCRNRVLQKMFQYIGMGEQAGSGYPKILRAWMEQHWQYPDVQEDMLYETTTLFMPTISLFPEDIQMQLSQKYQDSYNTLDKDARLALILAYVEKNVTNARLSSVVALHPADATKILRKLVENGLLISDGIGRGTTYSLNDEFNLQQKNEMLQQIENSLQHLDESLQHLEIVKKVRNSKKAPKDSVVKAILEVCTNRYLTATEVATLLNRDVSSLRNHYLSQMVKDGLLELKFKERNHKNQAYITKERKS; encoded by the coding sequence CTCTGCTATGGCAAATAGTGAGGGTGGACTTATTTTATTGGGGGCTAAAGAATTAAAAGATGGCAGTTTAGAGTTTTTAGGTATAAAGGAGATTGGTAAAATTCAAAAAGAGTTTTGGACTACAATAAACAATACTCAAAAAGTAAATCTTAATATTTTATCTTCTACTGATGTAGAAGTGCTTGTTTGTGAAAATAAAAACTTACTACTAATCAAAATTCCTCAAGCCTCGCGAAAACAAAAACCTATATTTTTAGGAACAAATCCTTTAACTGGAACATATTTAAGATACCATGACTCTGATATTAAAGCAAAAGATGAGATAGTTCGTCATATGTTAGCAGATGCAGTAAATGATTCAAATGATACTGCAATTTTGAGTGGGTTTTGCTTAGATGATATAGATATGGATAGTTTTAGGGCTTATAGAAATCTTTACAAAAGTGCTAAAGGAAATCATCCTTGGGTAGCACTTGAAGATAAAGAGTTTTTGATCCAGATTGGTGGATATGCAAAAGATAGAAAAACAAAAGAGGAAGGACTAACACTTGCTGGTCTTTTAATGTTTGGTAAATTACGATCTATTTTAGATGCTGTTCCAAACTATATTGTCGATTATCAAGAGCAGACAGATAATCCTGAAGATAGGTGGATAGATAGAATTACTACTGATGGGAATTGGTCTGGAAATCTATTTGATTTTGCACAAAAAGTTTATCGAAAACTGATTGCAGATCTTAAAATTCCATTTAAATTAAAGGATGCTTTTCAAAGAGTAGATGAGACTCATATTCATGAGGCTATTCGTGAAGCTCTTGTAAATACTTTAATTCATGCAAACTACAATGGAAGACTTGGAATACTAATCATCAAACATCCAAAAGGATTTAGTTTTAGAAATCCAGGATTGCTTAGGATCTCAAAAGATGATCTTTTTAAAGGTGGTAAGAGTGATTGTAGAAATAGAGTATTGCAAAAAATGTTTCAATATATTGGTATGGGAGAACAAGCAGGATCTGGTTATCCAAAGATTCTTAGAGCTTGGATGGAACAACATTGGCAATATCCAGATGTCCAAGAAGATATGCTTTATGAAACAACAACTCTTTTTATGCCAACTATTAGTCTTTTTCCTGAAGATATTCAAATGCAACTTAGTCAAAAATATCAAGATAGTTACAATACTCTTGACAAAGATGCAAGACTCGCTTTAATACTTGCCTATGTTGAAAAAAATGTAACAAATGCAAGACTTTCATCTGTGGTTGCTTTGCACCCAGCTGATGCTACAAAAATTTTAAGAAAATTAGTAGAGAATGGATTGCTTATTTCTGATGGTATTGGTAGAGGTACAACATATAGTTTAAATGATGAGTTTAACTTACAACAAAAAAATGAAATGTTGCAACAAATAGAAAATAGCTTACAACATTTGGATGAGAGCTTACAACATTTAGAAATTGTTAAAAAAGTAAGAAATAGTAAAAAAGCACCAAAAGATAGTGTTGTAAAGGCAATATTAGAAGTTTGCACAAATAGATATTTAACAGCTACAGAGGTTGCAACATTATTAAATCGAGATGTTTCATCACTTAGAAATCATTACTTATCGCAAATGGTAAAAGATGGTCTATTGGAGTTAAAATTTAAAGAGAGAAATCATAAAAATCAAGCTTATATAACAAAAGAGAGAAAGTCATGA
- a CDS encoding tetrahydrodipicolinate N-succinyltransferase N-terminal domain-containing protein, with the protein MAIEKIETKEAFKSFIEKVEAQDGYRKPVAFGICRVDRGQKNRDKILQAVFPLINWNENFGSAAVLIAALQDSGEKVDFTASEQVFDVSDAMIVNAVAAFNPYLAEAEGDAHKNVQVIKELARIADCEELDDNFRVVFLFEDAAPQSVEAVYIKLYALSLGKAALRSVNLNGAFGILQNVAWFGNEPFELDWLRENEIELKLNGAYPEIESVDKFPRYLQHIIPADNTRILDSAKVRMGAQLHPGTTVMPGASYINFNAGTTGAVMVEGRISSSAIVGPGSDVGGGASILGVLSGTNGNPVTIGENVLLGANSVTGIPLGDGCIVDAGIAILEGTKVVISKAELEKIKEVNPSWDVAVEDENIFKGVELAGKNGIHFRQNSMTGQIIAMRSRREVKLNAELH; encoded by the coding sequence ATGGCAATTGAAAAAATTGAAACAAAAGAAGCATTTAAGAGTTTTATAGAAAAAGTAGAGGCGCAAGATGGTTATCGAAAGCCGGTTGCATTTGGTATTTGTCGTGTAGATCGTGGTCAAAAAAATCGAGATAAGATTTTACAGGCAGTTTTTCCTCTTATTAACTGGAATGAAAACTTTGGTTCTGCTGCAGTTTTAATAGCAGCTTTACAAGATAGCGGCGAAAAAGTTGACTTTACAGCAAGCGAGCAAGTGTTTGATGTAAGCGATGCAATGATTGTTAATGCTGTTGCTGCATTTAACCCATACCTTGCTGAAGCTGAAGGCGATGCTCATAAGAATGTTCAGGTAATTAAAGAGTTAGCTCGTATTGCTGATTGTGAAGAGCTTGATGATAACTTCCGTGTTGTCTTTTTGTTTGAAGATGCTGCACCTCAGAGTGTTGAAGCAGTTTACATTAAGCTTTATGCACTTTCACTTGGTAAAGCGGCACTTAGAAGTGTTAACCTAAATGGTGCATTTGGTATTTTACAAAATGTTGCTTGGTTTGGAAATGAGCCATTTGAGCTTGATTGGTTGAGAGAAAATGAGATTGAACTTAAGCTTAATGGTGCTTACCCTGAAATTGAGAGTGTTGACAAGTTCCCACGCTACCTACAACACATCATTCCAGCAGACAATACACGTATCTTAGATAGTGCAAAAGTACGTATGGGAGCGCAACTACACCCTGGTACAACAGTAATGCCTGGTGCAAGCTACATCAACTTCAATGCAGGAACAACTGGTGCTGTTATGGTTGAAGGACGAATTTCAAGTTCTGCAATTGTTGGACCTGGTTCAGATGTTGGTGGTGGTGCTTCTATTCTTGGAGTACTTAGCGGTACAAACGGAAACCCTGTAACAATTGGAGAAAACGTACTTCTTGGTGCAAACAGTGTAACAGGTATTCCTCTTGGTGATGGTTGTATTGTAGATGCTGGTATTGCAATCTTAGAAGGAACTAAAGTAGTTATAAGCAAAGCTGAACTTGAAAAAATTAAAGAGGTTAACCCATCTTGGGATGTTGCTGTAGAAGATGAAAACATCTTTAAAGGTGTTGAGCTTGCAGGCAAGAATGGAATACATTTTAGACAAAACAGTATGACTGGACAAATTATCGCTATGCGAAGTAGAAGAGAGGTTAAACTAAACGCTGAACTTCACTAA
- a CDS encoding ATP-binding protein, translating to MIDTLYKYQDRLLKNFNITYKRYIFKEIDQFSDNNDKMVAIFGARGVGKTTTLFQYLLELQKKNKKALYISLDYPFLSGVDLIDLVEEFVEYGGEYLLLDEVHRYNNFSSYLKTIYDLFNIKVLYTSSSATSLLNAKSDLSRRVTLYNLAGFSFREFLELKLNLKLETAKLNEILTNHLELSKEILTIAPDVIKEFKEYLEIGYYPFYFDKQSSYYQNLLNTINLTIDIDLTSLGLIEQKYTFKLKKLLEVICESKPFEVNYSKIATMAEISRVKLYDYISYLNDGQMLLLIDEFSKGVKKINKPAKIYLNNTNLLFAYCENAEIGTIRETFFANQVSQNHKLNIQKQGDFIIDGKYIVEIGGKNKSFKQIKDIKNSFVVADDIKIGSDNKIPLWLFGFLY from the coding sequence ATGATAGATACTCTATATAAATATCAAGATAGATTGCTAAAAAATTTTAATATTACTTACAAGAGATATATTTTTAAAGAGATTGACCAATTTAGCGATAATAACGATAAAATGGTTGCGATTTTTGGAGCAAGAGGGGTTGGTAAAACTACAACTTTGTTTCAATACCTGCTTGAACTTCAAAAGAAAAATAAAAAAGCCCTATATATTTCGCTTGATTATCCGTTTTTAAGTGGTGTTGATTTGATTGATCTTGTCGAAGAATTTGTTGAATATGGCGGAGAGTATCTGCTTTTAGATGAAGTACATAGATATAACAATTTTAGCTCTTATCTAAAGACTATTTATGATCTATTTAACATAAAAGTTCTCTATACAAGTAGCAGTGCAACCTCACTTCTAAATGCAAAAAGTGATTTAAGCAGAAGAGTTACGCTATACAATTTAGCTGGTTTCTCTTTTAGAGAGTTCTTAGAGTTAAAGCTTAATTTAAAGTTAGAAACTGCTAAATTGAATGAAATATTAACAAATCATTTAGAGTTGTCAAAAGAGATTTTAACAATAGCTCCTGATGTCATAAAAGAGTTTAAAGAGTATCTTGAGATTGGTTATTACCCTTTTTATTTCGATAAGCAAAGCTCATACTATCAAAATCTTTTGAACACAATTAATCTTACTATTGATATAGACTTAACTTCATTGGGACTGATCGAGCAAAAATATACCTTTAAGCTCAAAAAGCTTCTTGAAGTTATTTGCGAGAGTAAACCATTTGAAGTAAATTATTCAAAAATAGCAACTATGGCAGAAATTAGTCGAGTTAAACTCTATGACTATATATCATACTTAAATGATGGACAGATGCTACTTTTAATAGATGAGTTTTCAAAAGGGGTTAAAAAGATCAATAAACCTGCAAAAATCTACCTCAACAATACTAATTTGCTTTTTGCTTATTGTGAAAATGCTGAGATTGGAACCATAAGAGAGACATTTTTTGCAAATCAAGTATCTCAAAATCATAAACTAAATATTCAAAAACAAGGTGATTTCATAATCGATGGTAAATATATTGTAGAAATTGGCGGTAAAAATAAAAGTTTCAAACAGATAAAAGATATAAAAAACAGTTTTGTAGTAGCAGATGATATTAAAATAGGTTCTGACAATAAAATACCTCTTTGGCTATTTGGCTTTTTGTATTAA